The DNA segment ATATGCACAAAAAACCGTTTTGCCAAAGCAAACAGATCGCTGGGCCATACAACCCAATGGCAGCATAACCTGGGCCATTAACAACACTGTACCACATACTGATCACATAGAGATGGCTGGTGAGAAGGTAGCCATCTGGGTGGAATATGGATTGGATAGTATTAAAAGATCAAAAATCAGCCGTACAGTTGTTTTTCCAACTTTCAGGATGTTGCCTGACGGAACCAGAACGCATATCTCCTATTCCTTTCAGGATAATGAACTGCCTAGGTTTTATGTAAATAAACGCCTGCTTGATTTTGGTACAGCCAAAAGTAGTAAGTCTGGCAGCTTAGGCTATAGCATTAAAAAGATCAATCATAAAGGTATTATGCGTGTAAGCGCAGAAACCGGCAGCCCGGTATTGGCCACCATAGAAAGGAGCTTTTTCCCCTCTGTTGACCAACCTATGGCAATAGAAAGGTTTGTGTTTACCAATGTTACAGCCACTGATCTTCCCATAGCTATGGAATACCTGAAACGTGAAGTGAAAACAGATCCCTCCAGAAGCAAAGTGCAGGAACATAGTGTAATTATGGGTACGGTAGGTGATGGAAACACTGTAGTTAAACCTGGTCAATCAGTCAGTTTTACGGTTTATTATCTGGCAACAGACCATCCTGACCAATTGCCTGTAATTAATGCAGATGCGGAAGAGCAAAAAAGAGTGGCAAGGATTAATGAAATACAGGCTCCGTTAAAATTAGAAACGCCTGATCAGGTATTGAACACCGCATTTGAATTTGCTAAACTTAGGGCAACTGAAAGTATTTATAAAACCAAGGGCGGTTATATGCATGGTCCTGGTGGCCTGGCCTATTATGCAGCCATATGGGCAAATGACCAGGCTGAATACATTAATCCCTACTTTGCTTTTTCTGGCGACAGGATTGGCCACCTTTCGGCCATGAATGCTTATGCCTGGTTTGCAAAATACATGAACCCTGACTATAAAGCCATTCCAAGTTCTATCGTTGCCGAAGGTGACGCAGTTTGGAAAGGTGCTGGCGACAGGGGCGACCAGGCCATGATTGCCTATGGGGCTTCGCGCTATGCGCTGGCCACCGGAAATATTGATTCAGCCCGGAAATTATGGCCTTTAATTGAGTGGTGCCTGGAATACAGCAAACGTAAAATGAACGTTGAGGGAGTGGTTACTTCAGACAGAGATGAACTGGAAGGACGTTTTCCGGCAGGAAAGGCCAACCTTTCTACCAATACCCTATACTATGATGCCCTGCGCTCGGCAGTATTGCTTGGACAGGCATTAAATAAACCAAAAAGCCAGACTGAAGCTTACCGCAAGGAGGCTGATGCGCTAAGGATAAATATGGAAAAATACTTTGGCGGCAATGTGGAAGGTTTTGAAACCTATAAATACTATGAAGGGAATGATGTGCTTAGGGCCTGGATTTGTCTGCCTTTAACAATGGGGATATTTGATAGGAAACAAGGAACTGTTGATGCCTTGTTTTCACCAAGATTATGGACTGCCGACGGACTTGCCACACAGGCAGGTAAAGAAACTTTCTGGGACAGATCAACTCTTTATGCTTTAAGAGGTGTATTGCAGGCCGGGGAGACGGAAAAAGCAATGGATTTTATCAAATATTATTCACGGCGCAGGTTGCTCGGGGATCATGTCCCTTATCCTGTGGAAGCTTATCCGGAAGGTAATCAAAGGCATCTTTCTGCCGAAAGTGGTTTATATTGCCGCATATTTACAGAAGGGTTGTTTGGCATGCGCCCCATAGGGTTCCGCAGTTTTGAATGTACGCCAAGAATGCCTGCAGAATGGAACAATATGGCCTTGCGCAATATCCATTCTTTTGGAAATGTATTTGACCTGGAAGTAGCCCGGACGGCTAAAGGCAAATTGATGATCACCATTAAAAAAGATGGCAAAGACTATAAATACCAAGTAAAAGAAGGTGCTATGCAAGTAATTAAACTATAATATAAGCTATAATGGATATCCGTTTACATATAAATAAATATATCTCTTGTTTTTTGTTGCTTTTTACAATGGGTTTGAATGCCATTGCACAGCAGGACAAACAAATCATTGTTGAAACAAAACATACATCGCTCATTTTTACCATCTCATCCGGACAAAAGCTTTATCAAAGTTATCTTGGACAAAAACTGATCAATCACAGCGATGAGGGCCTCTTAAAATCAACCCGTCGTGAAGCTTATATCGGTGCTGGTATGGGTGACTTATTTGAGCCTGCAATCCGTATGGTACACAACGATGGCAATCCCTCGCTGGATTTAAAGTATGTTGCACATAAAACTGACAAACAGAATGATAATGTAGCTACTACATCCATAATACTTAAAGATCCACAATATCCGGTACAGGTAGTACTCCATTTTACCGCATATTTTAATGAAGATATTATCAAGGAATGGACAGAAATAAAACACAACGAGAAAAAGCCGGTCACTTTAACCAATTATGCTTCTTCTATGTTGCATTTTGATGCGTCTAAATATTGGTTAAGCCAGTTTGACGGGGATTATATGACAGAAATGAGGATGAAGGAAAGCCAGTTGACTACAGGTATAAAAATACTGGATAGTAAACTGGGGACACGTGCGCAAATGTATCGTTCGCCTTGCTTCTACCTTTCTTTAAATAAACCTGCTGATGAGAACAATGGTGAACTGATTGCGGGCACGTTGGCCTGGTCTGGTAATTTTCAATGTGCATTTGAAATTGATCAGCAAAATAGTCTGCGGATGATTACCGGAATGAACCCTTATGCTTCCGAATATAAATTGCAGCCGGGTAAAACTTTTGAAACCCCTGCTTTTATATTTACCTATACCAAAAAGGGGAAAGGCGAAGCCAGCAGAAACCTGCACCGCTGGGCCAGGAATTATGGCGTACTGGATGGCAATAAACCGCGGCTAACACTTTTAAACAATTGGGAAGCTACACACATGGATTTTAACCAGGATGTACTGGTTGAGCTCTTTGACGGTGCAAATAAACTGGGGGTGGATCTCTTTTTACTGGATGACGGCTGGTTTGGTAACAAATATCCCCGTGATGCGGATAAAACGGCATTGGGCGACTGGCAGGTAGACAAGAAAAAACTGCCAAGCGGAATTGGCTACCTGGTTACTGAAGCTGGTAAAAAAAACCTGCAGTTTGGGATATGGCTGGAGCCTGAAATGGTGAGCCCGAAAAGCGAATTGTATGAAAAGCATCCGGATTGGATATTGAAATTGCCAAACAGAGAAGAGGCTTACTCACGCAACCAGCTGGTACTGGATTTGATCAATCCAAAAGTACAGGACTTTATATACGATATGGTGAGTGATCTGCTGACTAAAAACCCGGGTATTGCCTTTATTAAATGGGATTGTAACCGTATGCTGACCAATACGTATTCGCCTGCTTTAAAAGAGAATCAGGGTAACCTTTTCATAGAT comes from the Pedobacter heparinus DSM 2366 genome and includes:
- a CDS encoding alpha-galactosidase yields the protein MDIRLHINKYISCFLLLFTMGLNAIAQQDKQIIVETKHTSLIFTISSGQKLYQSYLGQKLINHSDEGLLKSTRREAYIGAGMGDLFEPAIRMVHNDGNPSLDLKYVAHKTDKQNDNVATTSIILKDPQYPVQVVLHFTAYFNEDIIKEWTEIKHNEKKPVTLTNYASSMLHFDASKYWLSQFDGDYMTEMRMKESQLTTGIKILDSKLGTRAQMYRSPCFYLSLNKPADENNGELIAGTLAWSGNFQCAFEIDQQNSLRMITGMNPYASEYKLQPGKTFETPAFIFTYTKKGKGEASRNLHRWARNYGVLDGNKPRLTLLNNWEATHMDFNQDVLVELFDGANKLGVDLFLLDDGWFGNKYPRDADKTALGDWQVDKKKLPSGIGYLVTEAGKKNLQFGIWLEPEMVSPKSELYEKHPDWILKLPNREEAYSRNQLVLDLINPKVQDFIYDMVSDLLTKNPGIAFIKWDCNRMLTNTYSPALKENQGNLFIDYNRALYTILERLRKKHPHLPIMLCAGGGGRVDYGGLKYFTEFWPSDNTDGLERVFIQWGYLNFFPALTVSSHVTSMGKQSLKFRTDVAMMGKMGYDIRVKNLTEQEIKFSNQAVKTYKKISDVIWFGDLYRLISPYEENRAVLMYVDEPKNKAVLFNYLLNFRRKEYMGKVLLNGLDPLKRYQIKEVNLLPDTKSTFPDDGKVFSGDYLMNIGLNLSSGKISPLSSSVFEIVAQN